From Coffea arabica cultivar ET-39 chromosome 2e, Coffea Arabica ET-39 HiFi, whole genome shotgun sequence, the proteins below share one genomic window:
- the LOC113728901 gene encoding uncharacterized protein, translated as MSSSASKKQSRKNAPGARLDPGWDHGIEIDSNKKQFQCKYCGITRAGGVYRLKHHLACTHTNVEPCPSVPEDVRTQMFDLLSASSEESRKKKQRVSTMYDLKEEEGEVKQQAKKCSMDNFVVRKSGGLNVRQTTINEKWKKQDRDEVCQIMARWFYTSAVPFNAVNSPLFPLMIRKLGEYGKGFKPPSYHEMRVTFLKKERKRTMNNFLVNSPAGTVFLSSVDTTDISKTAQKLFELLDGIVEKIGEDNVVQVITDNASNYKAAGKILMEKRKRLFWTPCAAHCIDLMLEDF; from the exons ATGTCTTCATCCGCTTCAAAGAAACAAAGTAGAAAAAATGCACCGGGTGCTCGATTGGATCCCGGGTGGGATCATGGAATTGAAATTGATTCTAATAAAAAACAATTTCAGTGTAAATACTGTGGAATTACTCGAGCTGGTGGTGTGTATAGGCTTAAGCATCATTTAGCTTGTACACATACAAATGTTGAACCATGTCCTAGCGTTCCTGAAGATGTTAGAACCCAAATGTTTGATTTACTAAGTGCAAGTTCTGAGgaatcaaggaaaaaaaaacaaagggttAGTACCATGTATgatttaaaagaagaagaaggtgaAGTTAAGCAGCAGGCTAAAAAATGTTCTATGGACAACTTTGTTGTGAGAAAATCTGGGGGGTTGAATGTGAGACAAACAACCATAAAtgagaaatggaagaaacaagATAGAGATGAAGTTTGTCAAATAATGGCTAGGTGGTTCTATACAAGTGCCGTTCCATTTAATGCTGTAAATAGCCCATTGTTTCCTTTAATGATTAGGAAATTGGGAGAATATGGAAAAGGATTTAAACCACCTTCATACCATGAAATGAGAGTGACCTTTTTGAAAAAAGAG AGAAAGAGAACaatgaacaattttcttgtgAATAGTCCAGCTGGTACTGTGTTCTTATCTTCGGTAGATAccactgatatttcaaaaacagctcaaaaattatttgaattgttAGATGGTATTGTGGAAAAAATTGGAGAGGATAATGTTGTGCAGGTCATCACCGATAATGCTTCTAATTATAAGGCAGCTGGAAAAATATTgatggaaaagagaaaaagattgtTTTGGACCCCTTGTGCTGCTCATTGTATTGATCTAATGTTAGAAGATTTTTAA
- the LOC113732315 gene encoding uncharacterized protein isoform X3: MGFLYKAIDQAKEEIKQNVNNIRKRFESAFAIIDKRWEDQLSHPLHATGYYLNPQFQYSPDFQSDANIKRGLYDCIAKMVPESGERVKIDLQLDDFRHANGLFGHENAVLTRNKKSPADWWESYGDECPELKNFAIRILSLTCSSSGCERNWSAFELVHSKRRNRLAQKRMNDLVFVMYNLKLRERQRQRQRVIEEIPFENLPSDDEWVTERENPTLPRENSWLRVLDDNPKCDTSDEEGNEDDEIEILTRNVQRVYDHEDRQTHVRRRQVNKMKEIHVIDEDDGPSTEFDRQDDDYLDMVPETDLQMGTNDLDDTNLDGD; the protein is encoded by the exons ATGGGCTTTCTCTATAAAGCTATTGATCAGGCAAaagaagaaatcaaacaaaatgtgAACAATATTCGAAAGAG ATTTGAATCGGCATTTGCTATCATTGATAAAAGATGGGAAGATCAATTGAGTCATCCTTTACATGCCACGGGTTATTATTTGAATCCTCAATTTCAATATAGTCCAGATTTTCAGTCGGATGCAAATATAAAACGTGGCCTTTATGATTGCATTGCTAAGATGGTTCCCGAATCTGGTGAAAGGGTGAAGATTGATTTGCAATTAGATGATTTTCGACATGCAAATGGATTATTTGGTCATGAAAATGCTGTACtaacaagaaacaagaaatctcCTG CTGATTGGTGGGAATCTTATGGCGATGAGTGTCCAGAGTTGAAAAATTTTGCCATTCGAATTCTCAGTTTAACTTGTAGCTCTTCTGGATGTGAGCGAAATTGGAGCGCATTTGAATTG GTACATTCTAAGAGAAGAAACCGTTTGGCTCAAAAACGAATGAATGACCTTGTGTTTGTGATGTACAACTTGAAGTTGAGAGAGAGACAAAGGCAAAGGCAACGTGTTATTGAAGAAATTCCTTTTGAGAATTTGCCTTCAGATGATGAATGGGTgacagagagagaaaatccaacTCTTCCAAGAGAAAATAGCTGGTTACGAGTTCTAGATGACAATCCCAAATGTGACACTTCAGATGAAGAgggaaatgaagatgatgaaaTTGAAATACTTACAAGAAATGTGCAGAGAGTTT ATGATCATGAAGATCGTCAAACCCATGTCCGTCGAAGACAAGTTAATAAAATGAAAGAGATTCATGTTATTGATGAGGATGATGGGCCTTCAACTGAATTCGACCGCCAAGATGATGATTATCTTGATATGGTTCCCGAAACTGATCTTCAAATGGGAACTAATGATTTGGATGATACTAATTTGGATGGTGATTAA
- the LOC113732315 gene encoding uncharacterized protein isoform X2, with protein MRRLSELKGNLFNFFCSDKKKTSMYARRNKGKKIESIIFDNQQFWPNVELCLKIASPLIKVLRMVDSDEKPAMGFLYKAIDQAKEEIKQNVNNIRKRFESAFAIIDKRWEDQLSHPLHATGYYLNPQFQYSPDFQSDANIKRGLYDCIAKMVPESGERVKIDLQLDDFRHANGLFGHENAVLTRNKKSPADWWESYGDECPELKNFAIRILSLTCSSSGCERNWSAFELVHSKRRNRLAQKRMNDLVFVMYNLKLRERQRQRQRVIEEIPFENLPSDDEWVTERENPTLPRENSWLRVLDDNPKCDTSDEEGNEDDEIEILTRNVQRVYDHEDRQTHVRRRQVNKMKEIHVIDEDDGPSTEFDRQDDDYLDMVPETDLQMGTNDLDDTNLDGD; from the exons ATGAGACGTCTTAGCGAGCTGAAAGGGAATTTGTTTAACTTTTTCTGTTCggataaaaagaaaacaagcatGTATGCTAGGAGaaacaaggggaaaaaaattgagAGCATCATTTTTGATAATCAACAATTTTGGCCAAATGTGGAGTTATGTTTAAAGATAGCTTCGCCTCTTATCAAAGTATTGAGGATGGTTGATTCTGATGAAAAACCAGCCATGGGCTTTCTCTATAAAGCTATTGATCAGGCAAaagaagaaatcaaacaaaatgtgAACAATATTCGAAAGAG ATTTGAATCGGCATTTGCTATCATTGATAAAAGATGGGAAGATCAATTGAGTCATCCTTTACATGCCACGGGTTATTATTTGAATCCTCAATTTCAATATAGTCCAGATTTTCAGTCGGATGCAAATATAAAACGTGGCCTTTATGATTGCATTGCTAAGATGGTTCCCGAATCTGGTGAAAGGGTGAAGATTGATTTGCAATTAGATGATTTTCGACATGCAAATGGATTATTTGGTCATGAAAATGCTGTACtaacaagaaacaagaaatctcCTG CTGATTGGTGGGAATCTTATGGCGATGAGTGTCCAGAGTTGAAAAATTTTGCCATTCGAATTCTCAGTTTAACTTGTAGCTCTTCTGGATGTGAGCGAAATTGGAGCGCATTTGAATTG GTACATTCTAAGAGAAGAAACCGTTTGGCTCAAAAACGAATGAATGACCTTGTGTTTGTGATGTACAACTTGAAGTTGAGAGAGAGACAAAGGCAAAGGCAACGTGTTATTGAAGAAATTCCTTTTGAGAATTTGCCTTCAGATGATGAATGGGTgacagagagagaaaatccaacTCTTCCAAGAGAAAATAGCTGGTTACGAGTTCTAGATGACAATCCCAAATGTGACACTTCAGATGAAGAgggaaatgaagatgatgaaaTTGAAATACTTACAAGAAATGTGCAGAGAGTTT ATGATCATGAAGATCGTCAAACCCATGTCCGTCGAAGACAAGTTAATAAAATGAAAGAGATTCATGTTATTGATGAGGATGATGGGCCTTCAACTGAATTCGACCGCCAAGATGATGATTATCTTGATATGGTTCCCGAAACTGATCTTCAAATGGGAACTAATGATTTGGATGATACTAATTTGGATGGTGATTAA
- the LOC113732315 gene encoding uncharacterized protein isoform X1: MKQFTNGKELIRPGVTRFATSYLTMRRLSELKGNLFNFFCSDKKKTSMYARRNKGKKIESIIFDNQQFWPNVELCLKIASPLIKVLRMVDSDEKPAMGFLYKAIDQAKEEIKQNVNNIRKRFESAFAIIDKRWEDQLSHPLHATGYYLNPQFQYSPDFQSDANIKRGLYDCIAKMVPESGERVKIDLQLDDFRHANGLFGHENAVLTRNKKSPADWWESYGDECPELKNFAIRILSLTCSSSGCERNWSAFELVHSKRRNRLAQKRMNDLVFVMYNLKLRERQRQRQRVIEEIPFENLPSDDEWVTERENPTLPRENSWLRVLDDNPKCDTSDEEGNEDDEIEILTRNVQRVYDHEDRQTHVRRRQVNKMKEIHVIDEDDGPSTEFDRQDDDYLDMVPETDLQMGTNDLDDTNLDGD, encoded by the exons ATGAAACAGTTCACTAATGGCAAGGAGTTGATTAGACCTGGAGTTACTCGTTTTGCTACTTCATACTTGACCATGAGACGTCTTAGCGAGCTGAAAGGGAATTTGTTTAACTTTTTCTGTTCggataaaaagaaaacaagcatGTATGCTAGGAGaaacaaggggaaaaaaattgagAGCATCATTTTTGATAATCAACAATTTTGGCCAAATGTGGAGTTATGTTTAAAGATAGCTTCGCCTCTTATCAAAGTATTGAGGATGGTTGATTCTGATGAAAAACCAGCCATGGGCTTTCTCTATAAAGCTATTGATCAGGCAAaagaagaaatcaaacaaaatgtgAACAATATTCGAAAGAG ATTTGAATCGGCATTTGCTATCATTGATAAAAGATGGGAAGATCAATTGAGTCATCCTTTACATGCCACGGGTTATTATTTGAATCCTCAATTTCAATATAGTCCAGATTTTCAGTCGGATGCAAATATAAAACGTGGCCTTTATGATTGCATTGCTAAGATGGTTCCCGAATCTGGTGAAAGGGTGAAGATTGATTTGCAATTAGATGATTTTCGACATGCAAATGGATTATTTGGTCATGAAAATGCTGTACtaacaagaaacaagaaatctcCTG CTGATTGGTGGGAATCTTATGGCGATGAGTGTCCAGAGTTGAAAAATTTTGCCATTCGAATTCTCAGTTTAACTTGTAGCTCTTCTGGATGTGAGCGAAATTGGAGCGCATTTGAATTG GTACATTCTAAGAGAAGAAACCGTTTGGCTCAAAAACGAATGAATGACCTTGTGTTTGTGATGTACAACTTGAAGTTGAGAGAGAGACAAAGGCAAAGGCAACGTGTTATTGAAGAAATTCCTTTTGAGAATTTGCCTTCAGATGATGAATGGGTgacagagagagaaaatccaacTCTTCCAAGAGAAAATAGCTGGTTACGAGTTCTAGATGACAATCCCAAATGTGACACTTCAGATGAAGAgggaaatgaagatgatgaaaTTGAAATACTTACAAGAAATGTGCAGAGAGTTT ATGATCATGAAGATCGTCAAACCCATGTCCGTCGAAGACAAGTTAATAAAATGAAAGAGATTCATGTTATTGATGAGGATGATGGGCCTTCAACTGAATTCGACCGCCAAGATGATGATTATCTTGATATGGTTCCCGAAACTGATCTTCAAATGGGAACTAATGATTTGGATGATACTAATTTGGATGGTGATTAA
- the LOC113732315 gene encoding uncharacterized protein isoform X4 — MVPESGERVKIDLQLDDFRHANGLFGHENAVLTRNKKSPADWWESYGDECPELKNFAIRILSLTCSSSGCERNWSAFELVHSKRRNRLAQKRMNDLVFVMYNLKLRERQRQRQRVIEEIPFENLPSDDEWVTERENPTLPRENSWLRVLDDNPKCDTSDEEGNEDDEIEILTRNVQRVYDHEDRQTHVRRRQVNKMKEIHVIDEDDGPSTEFDRQDDDYLDMVPETDLQMGTNDLDDTNLDGD, encoded by the exons ATGGTTCCCGAATCTGGTGAAAGGGTGAAGATTGATTTGCAATTAGATGATTTTCGACATGCAAATGGATTATTTGGTCATGAAAATGCTGTACtaacaagaaacaagaaatctcCTG CTGATTGGTGGGAATCTTATGGCGATGAGTGTCCAGAGTTGAAAAATTTTGCCATTCGAATTCTCAGTTTAACTTGTAGCTCTTCTGGATGTGAGCGAAATTGGAGCGCATTTGAATTG GTACATTCTAAGAGAAGAAACCGTTTGGCTCAAAAACGAATGAATGACCTTGTGTTTGTGATGTACAACTTGAAGTTGAGAGAGAGACAAAGGCAAAGGCAACGTGTTATTGAAGAAATTCCTTTTGAGAATTTGCCTTCAGATGATGAATGGGTgacagagagagaaaatccaacTCTTCCAAGAGAAAATAGCTGGTTACGAGTTCTAGATGACAATCCCAAATGTGACACTTCAGATGAAGAgggaaatgaagatgatgaaaTTGAAATACTTACAAGAAATGTGCAGAGAGTTT ATGATCATGAAGATCGTCAAACCCATGTCCGTCGAAGACAAGTTAATAAAATGAAAGAGATTCATGTTATTGATGAGGATGATGGGCCTTCAACTGAATTCGACCGCCAAGATGATGATTATCTTGATATGGTTCCCGAAACTGATCTTCAAATGGGAACTAATGATTTGGATGATACTAATTTGGATGGTGATTAA
- the LOC113732312 gene encoding cinnamoyl-CoA reductase 1-like, producing MAAWEAEKDRTVCVTGAGGYLASWVVKLLLSRHYTVHATLRKPNDEKYVHLKKLDKAAENLKLFKADLLDYNSISAAIRGCDGVFHVASPVPSGSVPNPEVELVEPAVKGTLNVLKACSEANVKRVVVVSSTAAVVMSPNLPEGEIIDENCWSDGEYCKAINNWYCYSKMVAESEALQYAKETGLDVLTVCPSYIFGPMLQHDANASSLILLKLLKDGCEETENKFYNTVDVGDVAEALLLVYGRPEAEGRYICSPHVTTTKDMVETLRKNYANYKYPKRLIEVKDQSRWNISSEKLERLGWRYRPVEETLVDSIESYKQAGILD from the exons ATGGCAGCGTGGGAGGCTGAGAAGGACAGGACAGTGTGTGTTACAGGAGCAGGGGGATACCTGGCATCTTGGGTAGTCAAGCTACTCCTTTCCCGCCATTATACTGTTCATGCCACCCTCAGAAAGCCCA ACGATGAGAAATATGTTCATCTGAAGAAACTTGACAAAGCAGCTGAGAATTTGAAACTCTTTAAGGCTGATTTGCTCGATTACAATTCCATTTCTGCAGCCATCAGGGGTTGTGATGGCGTATTTCATGTAGCTAGTCCTGTTCCTTCAGGCTCTGTTCCCAATCCTGAG GTTGAACTTGTTGAGCCAGCTGTAAAGGGTACCCTTAATGTACTGAAGGCTTGTTCTGAAGCAAATGTCAAGCGCGTTGTAGTTGTTTCCTCTACTGCAGCTGTTGTAATGAGTCCTAATCTGCCTGAAGGTGAAATCATAGATGAGAATTGTTGGTCAGACGGCGAATACTGCAAGGCAATAAAT AACTGGTATTGTTACTCCAAGATGGTTGCTGAAAGTGAGGCATTACAATATGCAAAAGAAACTGGCCTTGATGTTTTAACTGTATGCCCATCCTATATTTTTGGCCCCATGCTTCAGCATGATGCAAATGCTAGCAGCCTGATTCTTTTAAAGCTGTTGAAAG ACGGATGTgaagaaacagaaaacaaaTTCTACAACACAGTAGATGTGGGTGATGTGGCCGAGGCACTGCTTTTGGTTTACGGGAGGCCTGAAGCTGAAGGCCGGTACATATGTTCACCTCACGTCACCACGACAAAAGATATGGTGGAAACTCTGAGGAAAAACTATGCCAACTACAAGTACCCTAAGAG ACTTATAGAGGTGAAGGATCAAAGCCGATGGAATATTAGCTCAGAAAAATTGGAGAGGCTGGGCTGGAGGTATAGGCCAGTGGAAGAAACTCTTGTTGACTCTATCGAAAGCTACAAGCAAGCTGGGATCTTAGATTGA